The Miscanthus floridulus cultivar M001 chromosome 17, ASM1932011v1, whole genome shotgun sequence genome has a window encoding:
- the LOC136515642 gene encoding uncharacterized protein gives MGKDDGGFPDPKECLMIFGGFDAIHSKRQHKPCYAQFMAIPKYTYLKLKMLGPNGVITMGSTFSHAYTCDHEHYELAMAVINSTELLKLRNSSTPAVPDCNEPTSLSAFHPTKETKAMGINPANPTKMVWIRTKLLAK, from the exons atggGCAAGGATGATGGTGGCTTCCCTGAccccaaggaatgcctcatgatctttgggggattcgatgccatccactccaagcgccagcacaag ccatgctacgcccagttcatggcgatccccaagtacacctacctcaagttgaagatgctaggacccaaTGGCGTAATcaccatgggtagcaccttttcgcatgcctacacatgcgaccacgagcattacgagctcgccatgGCCGTCATTAACTCCACCGAGCTCCTGAAGCTCAGGAATTCATCGACTccagcagtcccagactgcaatgAGCCAACCTCCTTGAGTGCCTTCCACCCGACTAAGGAAACCAAGGCGATGGGGATCAACCCCGCCAACCcgaccaagatggtgtggatcaggaccaagctcctagccaaatag